In Mustela erminea isolate mMusErm1 chromosome 20, mMusErm1.Pri, whole genome shotgun sequence, the sequence CGCAACCGCCGTGTTTATCCGCCgctcttctcccctcccaggTTCCGCcaggtcacacacacacccctttccgCGCCCCCTGCACCCCGATACTGCATTGTCCGCCGCGCCCCGGGCCCCCCTCCCCGGAGAGGAGCCCGCGCCCCCCGAAGTTTCTCCCCACTCGTCCACCCCGCGCCACTCCGTCCCTCCACGGCAGAGCGACGCAACACGCTGGAAACTCACCAGACATACTTCGGCATGGCAGAAAATAAAACCcagttggaaaaaaatcaaaaaatccgACCACCCTAGCAGAAATCAAAACGCGCTCTGCAGAGCCCCAGAGCCCGAGGCGCCCCGGCCCGCGGGTGGTTGCAGGAGGCGTGCGCCCGGGGAGTCGGAGAGGGGACAGGGCGCGGGGGTGGCACCCACCTCGGCCAGGGCATGGGCGAGATATCCGCAGCCGAGGAGTAGCAGGCAAGCCCAGGTCCTCATCGCGTCCCGAGGCGCtggcggggaggcggggaggcgAGGCCGCGGGGCGGGCGCTCCAGCCGGGCTCCTGTGGCGGCGAAATTCAGTACCATCCCTCAGGGAGCGCGGCCCGGAGGAGGGTGGCGCGGAGAGCAGGGAGCCGGCGGAGCGCGCCCGGCGCGAGCAGCGAGtgcggagaggcaggcagcgccagcgaggaggaggaggagcagggagtgCGCGCTCGCCGCGCCCGCCGCGCCGGGAGCCTCCTGGGCCGCCGGGTAGGGGGTGGGGACGGAAGGGGCGGAGGGCGGGGGCTGGGCCTCTTCCTTGGTGCGTTCCCGGTGCTGGCCGCTGCCGCGCTCGCTCCCCGGCGCTGGCTTTAGGAGCGACCCGGCCGGTAATTCTGCATATTTGCGGGCGTCAGCCCCGAGAGGGACCCCGGAGCGAGGCTGGAGCTGCCGCCGCCGCACCACCCATCACCTGTCTGGACGCCCGGCCGGGCCCCGGCCGCGGGCTCGCGCTCTCCCTGCGGGCTGCGGGCGGCCTTGCGCGCCCACCGCCGGCCCCGCGCTCGCCTCCGGCCTCCTCTCGCAGCCGCCGCCCGGCCGGGCACGGCGCGGCCCAGCACGGCGCGGCCCGGAGGCCTGCGTGCGCCCCTCCGCGGCGTGCCCTCGGCTCTGGCGCCGCGCTCCGCCCTCCGCCGGCCGGAGCTGGGCAGCGCCCGCGGCCGCGCCGCCTGGCAGCCGCCGCCCGCCTGGGGCCTCGCCGCGCCGGCCTGAGGGCGGGTGCTGGGCCGAAACGGAGCAGCCGCCGGGgagaggagtaggaggaggcggcggcgcggGCAGGCCCGGCTCGCTGGAGTTGTGCGGGCTCCGCAGGGCGCGCGTGTGGAGCCGgccggcggcggggagggggttatagcgccgccgccgc encodes:
- the LOC116581468 gene encoding uncharacterized protein C10orf95-like, which encodes MRVEVPHSGAPGIGFWAGARGSRQQLWALPSAAAGARGRRSGDGGSSAAASSPPRPVPQDCSCHWRVGKLKGGARGEPAGRAEPRGCARSQARGFDGSHCLRERHCVLTAAAAAAGPCPARAAPARFRASRACPRRRLLLLLSPAAAPFRPSTRPQAGAARPQAGGGCQAARPRALPSSGRRRAERGARAEGTPRRGARRPPGRAVLGRAVPGRAAAARGGRRRARGRRWARKAARSPQGEREPAAGARPGVQTGDGWCGGGSSSLAPGSLSGLTPANMQNYRPGRS